From the Sandaracinaceae bacterium genome, the window TTCTCGCGGTGGTCGAGCTGCGCGATGACGCTCTCCCACACCGCCTCGCTCACCCGATACGCCATGCCCGCGGTGGTCGCGTCGGGGTCGTGGACCAGGGTGACCACCCGTCCGGGCGCGCCGGGCACGCCGCGGTGATCGGTCGAGCCCTGCCAGAAGCGCCGCGCCCAGCCGTGCAGGCGCGCCGGGCGTCGCTCGAGGTGCTCGAAGGCGGGCCGCCAGACGAGCGAGCCGTAGCCGAAGATCCACCGCAGGGAGCTCACCCTCGCCGAATAGCGGGTGGCGACCCGACTCGCCACCGCGGCACGCCCAGGTGGCGGGAATCGTCGCCACTCCATGGCGGTCATGTCGGGGTGAGGCGACGATGTCACGGTGTTTTCGGCCGGATCGGGCCTGAGACGCGGTCACGCTCCATGGCCCAATATTTGTATCAAAGTCCTCTCGGAGTGGAATTGACATGAGCGCAGCCGAGAAGACCCCCAAGAAGACCCCGCCGCCCATCCCGCGCGGGACGTTCTCCGACGTCGTGCCGGTCTCGCGCAGGGAGCGAGTGGAGGGGCCGGTGGACGTGCCCAAGCCGCCGCCGCTCCCCACGGGCCTCGCGTCGTCCGCGCCTCCGCCCATGCCGCCGAAGGCCGCCACGCTGCCGCCGGCGATCCCCTTCCTGCGCGTGCCGAAGCCGGTCCGCATGGTGACCGACGAGCCGTTCGCGAGCGAGCGGACGCCGATCCCCGACGAGCTCGACACGGTCCCCGAGGCGCTCGCGCCCGAGGAGGAGACCTTCGTGCGTCGGGTGCCCGCGCTGGACACGCTCGGCCTGGACGCCGACCTCGACGCCGAGCCGTCGACGCTCGATCTCGACACGACGCTGGACCTCGACGAGGAGCTCGACGCGCTCGACCCGCGTGGGTTCGTCGCGGACGCGCCCGCCGCCGACGCGGCGGA encodes:
- a CDS encoding gamma-glutamylcyclotransferase; the encoded protein is MSSLRWIFGYGSLVWRPAFEHLERRPARLHGWARRFWQGSTDHRGVPGAPGRVVTLVHDPDATTAGMAYRVSEAVWESVIAQLDHREKGGYERHEVELSAAPDTLPGLVYLASADNPSFLGPAPLEDMAAQIAAARGPSGDNAEYLLRLEAWLRDQGEDDAHVFTLADALRRR